A window from Phaenicophaeus curvirostris isolate KB17595 chromosome 13, BPBGC_Pcur_1.0, whole genome shotgun sequence encodes these proteins:
- the SPRY3 gene encoding protein sprouty homolog 3, whose protein sequence is MQLSSSVAEISCDETMDPPAEDFQQVLSIDQIRSIRASNNYVERPAVCFQQAVSNPSLSQPPHKQEWSQDRLVSSTFQDLHRSHSQQHQMPPLQQHMSHSSTASSVSQSTTASDQRLLSSLTPSHSGHSLIRTQPRAGELKPEESPLKGVAEKPTLHTGHLFICEECGRCKCPRCTAARSLPSCWLCNQRCLCSPESLLDYGTCLCCVKGLFYHCSTDDEDTCADDPCSCGPGSCCARWAAMSFLSLLMPCLCCYFPTLGCLKLCQRGYDGLKRPGCRCQSHTNTVCRKISSSSGTPFPKTLDKPV, encoded by the coding sequence ATGCAGCTCTCTTCCAGTGTGGCTGAAATCAGTTGTGACGAGACGATGGACCCACCTGCTGAGGACTTCCAGCAGGTCCTGTCCATTGACCAAATCCGCTCCATCCGTGCCAGCAACAACTACGTGGAGAGACCGGCTGTCTGCTTCCAGCAAGCCGTCTCCAACCCCTCCCTGTCGCAGCCACCGCACAAGCAAGAGTGGTCCCAGGACCGCCTGGTGTCTTCCACCTTCCAGGACCTGCACCGCAGCCACAGCCAACAGCACCAGATGCCACCTTTGCAGCAGCACATGAGCCACTCCAGCACGGCCAGTTCCGTCTCCCAAAGCACCACCGCCTCGGACCAGCGCCTCCTGAGCAGCCTGACGCCTTCCCACTCCGGGCACTCCCTCATCCGGACGCAGCCCCGGGCTGGCGAGCTGAAACCAGAGGAGTCGCCACTGAAGGGGGTGGCGGAGAAGCCCACGCTCCACACCGGCCACCTCTTCATCTGCGAGGAGTGCGGGCGATGCAAGTGCCCCCGCTGCACGGCTGCGCGCAGCCTCCCCTCCTGCTGGCTCTGCAACCAGCGCTGCCTCTGCTCCCCCGAGAGCCTCCTCGACTACGGGACTTGTCTCTGCTGCGTCAAGGGTCTCTTCTACCACTGCTCCACCGACGACGAGGACACCTGCGCCGACGACCCCTGCTCCTGCGGGCCGGGGTCCTGCTGCGCCCGCTGGGCTGCCATGagcttcctctctctcctcatGCCCTGCCTCTGCTGCTACTTTCCTACCCTGGGGTGCCTCAAACTTTGCCAGCGGGGCTACGACGGCCTGAAACGACCCGGCTGCCGCTGCCAGAGCCACACCAACACGGTCTGCAGAAAGATCTCCTCCTCCAGCGGCACGCCTTTCCCCAAGACGCTGGATAAGCCGGTATGA